One Rosa chinensis cultivar Old Blush chromosome 5, RchiOBHm-V2, whole genome shotgun sequence genomic region harbors:
- the LOC112201717 gene encoding monothiol glutaredoxin-S17, whose protein sequence is MGGGSVKDVKSKQELDGLVQSGAPVVLHFWASWCEASKHMDEVFSHLSTDFPHAHFLRVEAEEQPEISEAYAVSAVPFFVFAKDGKIADKLEGADPSSLANKVAKVAGSVNPGEPAAPASLGMAAGATILETIKELAKENGSSQEKIGASDTLKKRLQQLIESNPIMLFMKGNPEEPKCGFSQKVVDILKEEKVKFGSFDILSDNEVREGLKKFSNWPTFPQLYCKGELLGGCDIAISMHESGELKEVFRDHGIDTFDSAGAKVTEAGSGKGGTSAATGLSSTLTSRLESLIHSSPVMLFMKGKPEEPKCGFSRKVVDILAQEKVEFQTFDILSDEEVRQGLKVHSNWSSYPQLYIKGELIGGSDIVLEMQKSGELKNVLAENGIVQKDTLEDRLKKLISSSPVMLFMKGTPDAPKCGFSSKVVNALTEDGVSFGSFDILTDEEVRQGLKVFSNWPTFPQLYYKGELIGGSDIILELKNNGELKATLTE, encoded by the exons ATGGGTGGTGGGTCAGTGAAGGATGTGAAATCGAAGCAGGAGCTTGACGGGTTGGTTCAGAGTGGCGCACCGGTTGTGCTTCACTTCTGGGCTTCATGGTGTGAGGCCTCAAAGCACATGGACGAGGTCTTCTCACATCTGTCTACTGATTTCCCTCATGCCCATTTCTTGAGG GTTGAGGCTGAGGAGCAGCCTGAGATTTCTGAGGCTTATGCGGTTTCTGCTGTGCCGTTCTTTGTGTTTGCCAAG GATGGTAAGATTGCTGATAAATTGGAAGGTGCAGATCCATCTAGTTTGGCCAATAAAGTTGCTAAGGTTGCTGGGTCAGTTAACCCTGGAGAACCTGCAGCTCCTGCCAGCCTTGGGATGGCTGCTGGTGCGACTATCCTTGAAACCATTAAAGAGTTGGCAAAAGAAAATGGGTCTTCCCAGGAAAAGATTGGAGCCAGTGATACATTGAAAAAGCGGCTGCAGCAGCTGATTGAATCTAATCCAATCATGCTTTTCATGAAAGGAAACCCCGAAGAGCCCAAATGTGGATTCAGCCAAAAAGTTGTCGACATTTTGAAGGAAGAGAAGGTCAAATTTGGAAGTTTCGATATTCTATCAGACAATGAAGTTAGAGAAGGTTTAAAGAAGTTCTCTAACTGGCCAACATTTCCTCAGCTTTACTGCAAAGGGGAGCTTCTTGGTGGGTGTGACATTGCAATTTCAATGCACGAAAGTGGTGAActaaaggaagttttcagagaccATGGTATCGATACATTTGATTCTGCTGGGGCAAAAGTGACTGAAGCTGGAAGTGGAAAAGGTGGAACCTCAGCAGCTACCGGTTTGAGTTCAACTCTTACCTCTCGGCTTGAAAGCCTCATTCATTCAAGCCCAGTTATGCTGTTTATGAAGGGAAAACCGGAAGAACCCAAGTGTGGGTTCAGCCGGAAGGTAGTTGATATCCTTGCACAAGAAAAGGTGGAGTTTCAGACCTTTGATATTCTTTCTGATGAGGAAGTTCGTCAAGGGCTCAAAGTTCATTCAAACTGGTCCAGTTATCCTCAACTATATATTAAGGGTGAACTTATTGGTGGATCAGACATTGTGTTGGAGATGCAGAAAAGTGGAGAACTCAAAAACGTTTTGGCAGAGAATGGGATTGTTCAGAAAGATACTCTGGAAGATCGTTtaaagaaattgatttcttcTTCACCAGTGATGCTCTTCATGAAGGGCACACCGGATGCTCCGAAATGTGGTTTTAGTTCCAAAGTTGTTAATGCCCTTACAGAAGATGGTGTTAGTTTTGGGTCATTTGATATTTTGACTGATGAGGAGGTGAGGCAGGGGCTTAAAGTCTTCTCAAACTGGCCAACCTTCCCTCAGCTGTATTACAAAGGTGAGCTAATAGGAGGAAGCGATATTATACTGGAACTGAAGAACAATGGAGAGCTTAAGGCTACTCTGACGGAGTGA
- the LOC112201715 gene encoding putative nuclear RNA export factor SDE5 yields MEASGFNGAPRFDDEQGLRVLLDAFGPAFSIEEIASAYCKAGKNAEAAAETLALSATSAGEESSGVVSDDGGIGKKDKTTSDNGSGNSRGAKTKYRSVSVGSVSGVIGKHYGNKTTSSGGNGGKALRVDTKSKVLPIPESWVEKAESCSSSAGDDVLHQDMEDFLFNMLGEGFKLDRDVIRDVLDSCGYDMEKSMENLISLSTSASDERNEVISNSNDKSAGSYLKLEESSQRKHINSTEGNGDKASNTNEVESAGKEKKRFDLQKELLAALFNAPERPEEPELPKTRIVRSMKGYADYGHLVLEPPKDSFSDHKTPVVYQQHHTEDDADDEVRYQVLRKSVKEYRSTMKEYYQAAVDAFSKGDRIRADKLMEQGHFFQKKAREADEESNKMILKPRDAETQGDIVLDLHEGGAKEAIRLLKCHLSSFSGISSIKHLKVIIDTKEGDILKGSRRRLAVLKLLEEESIKWVEGDNAGTILIQLDSINRKKLTFLKK; encoded by the exons ATGGAAGCTTCTGGTTTCAATGGCGCCCCCAGATTCGACGACGAACAGGGCTTGAGGGTTTTGCTCGACGCGTTTGGCCCTGCGTTTTCCATTGAGGAAATCGCTTCGGCTTATTGCAAGGCCGGGAAGAACGCCGAGGCCGCCGCCGAGACTCTGGCTCTCTCCGCCACCAGCGCCGGCGAAGAGTCGTCGGGAGTGGTATCGGATGATGGTGGGATTGGGAAGAAGGACAAAACGACGTCGGATAATGGGAGTGGGAATTCGAGGGGTGCGAAGACGAAGTATCGGTCGGTTTCAGTGGGGAGTGTTTCTGGTGTTATTGGGAAGCATTATGGGAACAAAACGACGTCGTCGGGTGGTAATGGAGGGAAGGCGTTGAGAGTGGACACGAAGTCCAAGGTGTTGCCGATTCCGGAGAGCTGGGTGGAAAAGGCCGAGTCTTGTTCTTCTTCGGCTGGGGATGATGTGCTTCACCAGGACATGGAGGATTTTCTGTTCAATATGCTTGGAGAGGGGTTCAAGCTCGATAGGGATGTGATTCGAGACGTTCTTG ATAGTTGTGGATATGATATGGAAAAG AGCATGGAAAATCTGATCAGTTTGTCAACGTCAGCCTCGGATGAAAGAAACGAAGTCATCTCTAACTCCAATGATAAG TCTGCAGGCTCATATCTGAAATTGGAAGAATCTTCTCAGAGAAAGCACATAAACTCCACTGAAGG TAATGGAGACAAGGCTTCAAATACAAATGAAGTAGAATCtgctggaaaagaaaagaagagatttGATCTACAGAAGGAACTTTTGGCTGCTCTCTTCAATGCTCCCGAGAGACCCGAGGAGCCGGAGCTACCAAAAACAAGAATAGTAAGATCAATGAAGGGATATGCAGACTACGGCCATTTGGTGCTTGAACCTCCAAAAGATTCCTTTTCAGATCACAAGACACCTGTGGTCTATCAACAGCATCATACTGAGGATG ATGCAGATGATGAAGTTAGGTACCAGGTTCTTCGCAAAAGTGTGAAGGAGTATCGGAGTACGATGAAGGAGTATTACCAGGCA GCTGTAGACGCATTTTCTAAGGGAGATCGTATTCGAGCAGACAAACTTATGGAACAG GGACATTTTTTCCAGAAAAAGGCACGCGAAGCAGATGAGGAGTCAAATAAAATGATCCTTAAACCTAG AGATGCTGAGACACAAGGGGATATAGTGCTTGACTTGCATGAAGGTGGTGCCAAGGAGGCAATACGTCTTCTGAAGTGTCatctttcttcattttctggtATCTCAT CAATCAAGCATCTTAAGGTCATTATTGATACAAAGGAGGGAGATATCTTGAAAGGATCTCGCAGACGATTAGCA GTTTTGAAGCTTCTGGAGGAAGAATCAATCAAGTGGGTTGAAGGAGACAATGCTGGAACAATACTAATCCAGTTGGATAGTATTAACCGAAAAAAGTTAACTTTTCTCAAAAAGTAG